The genomic stretch ACATGAACTGATTGGCAATATCATTGGAAGTTTGGAATACGTACACTGGCTTACTTTTGGGCTCGGGGCAGGATCCATTCTATTGATATTTGTGTTGAACCGCTTCATTAAAAAGTTGCCCGTGCCCTTGTTTATGGTAGTGCTGGGCATTTTGGCAGTGGCGATCTTTGGGTTGGAAACACAGGGAATTCATATTGTAGGGGAAATTCCAAAGGGACTTCCGGGTTTTCAGGCCCCTGAATTCCAGTGGGACAAAATAGGGCAGCTCATGCCCATCGCCATAACAGTGGCCCTTTTTGGGTTTATGGAGTCGGTTTCCATAGCCAAGACCGTGGAGGAAAAACACCCGGAGTACGAGTTAGATGCCGATCAAGAACTTCGAGCATTGGGCGTTTCCAATATCTTAGGCTCGTTTTTCCAGTCCTTTTCCGTGTCGGGCAGTTTCTCAAGGACCGCCGTGAACGATCAAGCAGGGGCAAAAACCGGGATGTCTTTGATCTTTAGTACACTTATCATTGCCGGGGTATTACTTTTCTTGACCCCGTTGTTCTATAATCTGCCCGCAGTCATTTTGGGTGCCATTATCATCGTTTCGGTGGTGGGGCTCATCGATATAAAATACCCCTTGATACTTTGGAAAAACAGAAAAGACGAGTTCTTATTGTTGTTTGCCACTTTTTTGATGACGCTTTTTATCGGGTTGATGGAGGGGATTCTCTTCGGGGTGTTGTTGTCATTGATGTTGTTGGTCTACCGGATTTCCAAGCCGCATATGGCGGTATTGGGCAGGATCAAGGATACGAGCTATTTCAAAAATATAGACCGGTTCTCGGGAGATGTTGAGATAGAGGCCGATAAACTCGTTTTAAGGTTCGATGCCCAATTATATTTTGGCAACAAGGATTATTTTAAAAAGCAGCTCTATCGGCAGATTGATAAAAAAGGGCCTGTCCTAAAATATATTATCCTTAATGCCGAGCCCATCAATTATATAGATAGTAGTGCTGCGTCCATGTTGGAACGTGTTATATTGGATTTAAGGCAGCGGAACATCCATTTTTTGATTGCAGCTGCCATAGGCCCGACCAGGGATATTTTGTACAGTAGTGGTATTGTAAAAATTCTTGGGGAAGAAAACCTGTACGTACAGACCATTGATGCAGTGAACGGATGTGCCGAGCAAAGCGAGAGAAGCCTTATGCAAAAAAAAGTGTCGTTACAGTCCAAGACAAAGAGTTTGTAACTTTAGTAACTGAACTTAGGGACGCGGAATAGTATTTTTGATAAAAAATCATAAACAATGAAGATAGAACAGATTTATACAGGTTGCCTTGCACAAGGGGCCTACTACATAGAAAGTGAAGGGGAAGCGGCGATCATCGACCCGCTTCGCGAGGTTGGACCTTACATAGAAACGGCCAAGGAGAACAATGCCGACATCAAGTACATTTTTGAGACCCATTTCCATGCCGATTTTGTGAGCGGGCATATTACCTTGTCCAAGGAAACAGGGGCGCCCATTGTATATGGTCCCACAGCAGAACCTTCTTTTGATGCCATTATAGCCAAAGACCAGCAGGAGTTTAAACTGGGTAAGATCACTATTGTTGCCCTGCACACACCGGGGCATACCATGGAAAGTACCACCTACTTGTTAAGAGATGAGAATGGTAAGGATCACGCAATTTTTAGTGGAGACACACTATTCCTAGGTGATGTGGGCAGACCAGATTTGGCCCAAAAAGCGGCCCACATGACACAGGAGGAATTGGCAGGGACCCTGTTTGATAGTCTACGCAACAAGATCATGCCCTTGGCGGACGATGTCATTGTTTACCCGGCACACGGCGCGGGCTCTGCTTGCGGAAAAAATATGATGAAGGAAACCGTGGACACCTTGGGCAATCAAAAAAAGATGAACTACGCCCTTAGGGCCGATATGACCAGGGATGAGTTTATCGCCGAAGTGACCGATGGTCTGTTGCCACCACCACAATACTTCCCCCTCAACGTAAAAATGAACAAAGAAGGTTATGAGGACATCGACAAAATTTTGGAGAGAGGCACACGGGCCTTGGAACCAGAAGCTTTTGAGGTAGCTGCCAACGAAACAGGGGCCATTGTACTCGATGTACGCCATCAAGATGAATTTGCCAAAGGCCATGTCCCCAGATCTATATTCATTGGGTTGGACGGAAGCTTTGCGCCTTGGGTGGGCGCCTTGGTCGCCGATGTAAAACAGCCCATTCTGCTCGTTACACCCGAAGGAAGGGAAGAGGAGACCATCACACGTTTATCGCGTGTAGGTTTTGATCAAACCTTGGGCTATCTGAAGGGTGGAATCGACGCTTGGAAGGGTGCAGGTAAGGAGGTTGATACCGTTGAGAGTGTCAATGCCGAAGAGTTAAAAAGTTTAGTGGAGAAGGGAGTTCCCGTATATGATGTCCGTAAAGAATCAGAATATCAGTCCGAGCATCTGGAAAACGCTCACTTGACCCCTCTGGACTATATTAATGACCACTTATCGGAATTTCCGGAAAAAGAGACCTTTTACGTGCATTGCGCAGGAGGATATCGGAGCATGATAGCCTCTTCCATCTTAAAAAGCAGGGGAATCCACAACTTGGTGGACGTAGCAGGTGGTTTTGCGGGCATTAAAAAAGCTGGGATACCCGTTACCGATTATGTATGCCCTACCACATTAAAATAAACAGTATCCAATAAAGCGGCGCCCAGATGGCGTCGCTTTATTTTTTATCTTTTTTGAAGCCATGGATGGATTGCTTCCAAAATCCTTCGGGCAATTTGTCATCACCAGGAAAACCCAATTCAATTTTACCACTGCTTTCGGGGATATAATGGGTATTGAAGATATAGTCCCATAGGCTAAGGCTGATGCCAAAATTCATTCCATACCTATGCCCATCCGGAAGGTTATAGGCGTGGTGGTACAGGTGCATCACCGGATTGTTCAGGACATATTTTAGCGGACCGTAGGTCAGTCTTAAGTTCGAATGGTTAAAATGACCTATGGCAATGGCGGCAAAGTGGACAATGTAAGCCTGCTCAGGCTCGAATCCACCAAGGACCATCACCCCCAAAGTCTTTAAAGGTTTGTACAGGATGTTTTCCATCCAGTGGAAACGCATATGGGCGGCAAAACCCATCTCCTTTACACTATGGTGCACCTTATGGAATTCCCAAAATGCCGGTACCCTGTGCAAAAGTATATGTGTAAACCATTGAACAAAATCGAGGACTACAAAGAACACAAGTAGCTGCAGCCATTGCGGCCAATCGGCAATATCCACCATGGACAAGGACCTTGAGGTAATTCCAACATCGGTAAAAAGAACGTTCAATACTTTGTACACTCCGTTTATTACAATGGCGAACACAAAAAAGTTGAAGAACATATAAAATATGTCCAACCAAAAGTCCTTCCTAAAAATGGACTGTTCCTTGCGCCAGGGAAAAAGGATTTCCAATGCCCAAACCAAAAGAGAAATAACAATCAACCCCCAAAAATAGTTGGTGTACCAAGGAACATCGAAAATAATGGATCTCCAGGTCCATTGGACCATACCCAAGAATCCGTTAACCAAGGCATCAATGTAATCCATCATAGCTATTTTAGTTCATACCATTCAATATCCTCCAAATTTTGGCGGCGTCCTTTGTCGGTCGGGGCATAATTTTTCGCCAAATAGGTCAAAATTAATTCTTCATTCGCTCCTAAATCCCAAAGGTTTTGGGTTTCCTGCATCCATTTTATGGTGGCTTTCCAACCTTCTCGGCTCATTCGGTTTTGGGTGACCAATTTTGCAGAATGGCAGGCCGTACAATTTTGTATGGTCACTTGCATTCCCGTATCCGCTATAAATCCCGTTGCCACGTGGATGCCATTTTCTATTTTGTCGTAATCTTCGGTGGATTCTTCCAAAGGGATTTCTACAATATTGGGTTTTGATTTATGGTTGGCCCAATAAAACAGACCTCCGAACAGCACCAAAATAATCACCAAAAAGGAAAGAAGGATTTTGGAAAATGCCTGAACCTGTTTTTGAAAATCGTTTCCCATCTTAGACTATTTTGACGGCTATACGATGGCAAGCATTGTTCAGATACCCCTTCGGGTTCCAACCGGGCAATACCATGGGCTGACTTTTTCCATTGGTGTCGGTTGCCCTTGCCCAAACTTCGTAGTAGCCCTTTTTGGGGAACGAAACAGTGGCGCTGAAGTGTTGCCATGCCAAACGGTTTGTAGGCTTTTTAAGGGAACAGCTCTGCCAAGTACTGCCAAAATCGATGGAATATTCCATTTTTGAAACCTCAAGTTCCCCGGCCCATGCATGCCCATTGATTTTTAATGTTTCCCCTTCTTTGATGAGTGCCCCGCTTTTTGGGTAGGTGATCAAAGATTTTACCGGCATGGATTCTATGATGCACATATCGGAGTCGGCAACTTTGCTGCCCGGAGCAACGGTCTCGCAAGGAACCCGGTAGGATGTACCGCCCATTTTTTCACCATCGTGCACTTTGTTCCGAATACTGATTCTATTGACCCATTTCCCCGATGTGGATGCGGGCCATCCGCCACATACCAACCGCAAGGGAAAACCGTGGGCCAAGGGAATATCTTCCCCGTTCATGGCAAATGCGAGTAAGGTTTCATCTTGTAGCGCTTTTTGAATTGGAACTCCCCTAGAGATTGGCTCCTTATTTGGATCGCCGCTCAAATGGGTGTCTGCGGCATGATAGCCGATATAAACCGCATCGGAATTGATTCCTGCATCTTCAAGAACATCACGAAGTCTTACTCCCGTCCATTCGGCGCAAGAAACCGCTCCCACCGTCCATTGATTGCCTTTTGCGGGCGGATTGAACTCACTTCGTCCATTGCCGCCGCATTCCAAGGTCAACTGATAGGTGTGGTGTTGGAACTTATCTTTTAGATCTGCCAGGGAAAAGGTTTTTTTGTTTTTGACGGACTCACCATCCACCGTCAATGTCCATTGGGAAGCATCAATATTCTCAGGAATTCTACCATTGTTCCGAATGAACATGTATTTGTTCGGGGTAATGTCATCGTTCAACAAATGGGCCCTTGCCTCCATGTTCCAGGGCTTATCGTTCAAAACCACCATTTCCTTGTCCTTACTGAACATTTTGAACGGGTCCGGGTCCTGTAATCCCAATGGAATGTAATTTTTCGGCATCCGATGGCCAAAAACTATTTCCCCTCCCAAAACGGTAGCCATGGCAATTAAGGACATTCTATTTGTAAAATTTCTTCTGTTCATGGGGTTATTGACCTTTAAAGTACGGTAAAGTTAAACAAGGCTTTGTAACTTAAGTAGCTTTGTGGCCAAATGAAATCATATTAATTTGCATAAAACCTCACGAAAATGCTTTATCAACCTTGGCCTTGGTATGTTGCCGGGCCCCTGATCGCCATTATTATGGCATTGCTCATTTTGATGGGCAAAAAATTTGGAATGTCCTCCAATTTAGAAACCTTCTGCTCCATTGGAGGTGCTGGAAAATTTACCGATTACTTCAAAATTGATGTAAAATCCAAACGATGGAACCTATTGGTTGTCCTTGGTTCCGTAATTGGAGGGTTTTTGGGAGCGCACTGGCTCTCGCCCGATCCAGCTGTCCATATTTCTGATGAAACCGTGACAAAACTGCAAGATCTTGGTTTTGATAGTGCAGGAAAAGCGTATCTGCCCACGGAACTTTTTAGTATGGAATCCTTGGCAGACCCAAAAGTATGGGTCATTTTGCTTGTGGCCGGTTTTTTGATTGGTTTTGGAACTCGATATGCCGGTGGATGTACCTCTGGCCATGCCATTTCCGGTTTGAGCAATCTACAGCGGCCTTCCTTGATTGCCGTAATCGGGTTTTTTATAGGTGGACTGATCATGGTCCACGTATTGTTTCCTTTAATTTTTGCGAAATGAAGAATGTAGTATATGTCATATTGGGAACATTTTTGGGAATTGTGCTCTACAAATCAGAAGCTGCATCTTGGTTTAGGATCTACGAAATGTTCCAGTTCGATTCTTTCCATATGTACGGCATCATTGGCTCCGCTTTGGCCGTTGGGACAGTTTTGGTCCTTTTGATCAAAAAGGGCAGGATAAAATCTTTTTCAGGAGAAATCATCAGCATACCCGACAAGGAAAAGTCGTTTGCCCGATATATTTTGGGCGGCACCTTATTTGGATTGGGATGGGCCTTGGCAGGTGCATGTCCCGGACCCATATATATTTTAGTGGGCGCCGGCTACTGGCCCATAATCATAGTGTTGATCGGAGCGGTATTGGGAGCTCTTGTCTATGGTATTGTAAGGGGCAAATTGCCCCATTAAAGTTAGCTTAACGGGATATTTGGGCAAGACAACGAAAAATGAATGGTTGGTAGCGGCCCAGCGTATAGTTTTGATAACCCCAAACTTACGTAATAGTATCTACATGAAGTTAACTACGTTTATCATAGACGATGACTTGGTGTCGCAATTTGCGACTCGTTACTGCATACAGCAATCCAACGGTAATTTTGATATTGTTACCTGCTCCAGTGGAGAGGAGGGCATACGGGCCTGTTTTAATTCGATAGACAATTATAATAGATTGCCGGATATTATTTTTTTGGACCTTGTTATGGATGGTATGAACGGATGGGATTTTCTGGAAAATCTGAAAAATTTGTTCAAAGGGCACCAACTTCCGAGCGTTTATGTGCTTTCTGCCTTTACCAATGCATCGGACAGGGCCATTGCAAAGAAAAATGGTCTTATTTCCGGTTATGTGGACAAACCGCTATCCCGTTCCTATTTGTCCAAGATCTTAAAAGAGGAGGAGGAAAAAAGATCATAATCCTACTTTCCGTTTATTGCTACAATTTGATAGGGGTGATTGCAAAAAATCCATCAAAAACGCTATTTTTGCAGTCCATTTTATGGAATGGCCCCGTAGTTCAATGGATAGAATAGAAGTTTCCTAAACTTTAGATGCAAGTTCGATTCTTGCCGGGGCTACTTTTTGACTTCCGAATGATTCAATAAATCATTAAATAAATGAAAATCAGACATTTAATATTTTTTGATTTCAATTGAATTCCTTTGATTTCGGCTTTTAGAGTTCACAAATCGTCAACATTTTTCAAGTTGCTATTTTAATTTAAGTAATTAAAATTCAGTAATTTAGTCGTCATACTTGATTTGATTTGACTTTCGTCTTCGTCAACGTTTAACAAAAAGAAGACAATTATGAGGTCAAATTCCACTTTTTCCGTCCTGTTTTGGCTTTATTCCGGTAGGTCAAAAAATGGCAAAGCCCCTATTTATGCCAGGATTTCTGTCAATGGAAAAAAGCTCAACATCAGTTTAAAGCGAAGAATCCAAATCAATGAATGGGATTCAAACAAGCAGCGTGTAAAAACTTCTTCTATTCATGCTAAATCAACCAACCAATATCTTGATGAGTTCTACTCCGGTCTTTTCCATGCATATCAGCAATTACGCATAGAGGGAAAGCACATCACCCCTCATAGTGTAAAGGCCAGATTTATGGATGAGGAAGTGGAAAATCAACATTTTACCATGAGGGACTTGGTGTCCTACCATAATTCCAATATGTTTCCCAAGCTACATTGGAATACCTCAAGATTATATCTCACCAGTCAGAAGTATATCTTTTTGTTTTTGAAGAAAAAATTAAAGAAAGAAGATATCCGACTTGATGAATTGAACTATAAGTTCATCCTTGACTTTGAAAATTTTCTTCGCAGGCATAAACCCAATCACTACCAACAACAAATTGGTAACAACGCTGTGATGAAGCATATTCAAAGATTACGGAAAATGGTCTCTCTGGCATATCGACTGGAGTGGATAGATAAAGACCCTTTTAGACAGTTTAAGCAGAGATTGACTCCTACGAATAGAGAGTATCTTGGTTCCGAGGAACTTCAAGCGATTGAAGAGCTCAAACTTGATAGCAATCGGCTGAAAACCGTCAGAGATCTTTTTGTGTTCAGTTGCTATACAGGGGTATGTTATACGGATTTAATGCTTTTAACGGAAGATAATGTGGTCATGGGCATAGACAAAAAATATTGGATAATTACAAAAAGACAGAAGACCCATAACCCGGTCAAAATACCACTTTTAAAAAAAGCTCTTGACTTGATTGAACTTTATAAAGATACTAGGTCTATCATTAACAACACTTTGTTTCCAAGAATCTCCAACCAAAAGATGAACGCTTATTTGAAAGAGATTGCAAGTGAAGCAAAAATCAAAAAGAATTTGACATTTCATATGGCAAGGCACACGTTCGCCACGACAGTTACCTTGACCAATGGTGTACCCATAGAAACCATTTCAAAAATGTTGGGACATCGAAAACTTACCACCACCCAGATTTATGCAAAGGTGTTGGAAAGGAAGGTTGGTGAGGATATGGAGATTTTGAGAAGCAAATTGGAAACGTCAATTGAGTCAGATCTAAAAAAGAAATCGAATGAATCATAGTGAAACGCTGAAACTTTAAATTCTTATCTCTAACTTTTGCGCTTGGTTCCTATCGGTTTTTTGTAGTGTTTAGGAAGATAAGTTTAATCAACATCTCCTAATAAACAAAACCACTGAATTTATTGTTACTCTATACACCAAAGAAAGGTATTTGGGTTTTCACGCACGCGTGAAAAAACGAATAGCAAGAGGGTGATGCGCAAATTGCGCCATCACGGTTGTTTTCAGGTATTCAACAAGTTGAAAACCAGTTAATTAAAATGGTTTTGGAATACTATGCAAAAATTGGGGCTACAGTAGAGTTTTCCGAAATCTACAGTAAACCCTTTGGCAGGCCCAGTAAACACTAGAAATTTTTGACGAAAAAATTGACTCAATTTCACTAAAAAACAAAATCGCACCTATGGAAAAGCAATCTAAAGCTTAAAATAACGGAATGGAGATTGGAACGATATAAAATTGAGGCCAACAGACCATTGGATCACTTCGAATGATGAGAAGAGTATACCGGATTAATAGATAAAATTGCCTCGCTCAGTAAGGTTAGTTTGGCAAGATTTGGGGCTTGCAGCACTCCACTGCGTTGCGTTCGCCATTATATCGATTTCTGATTTATGAGAGGTTTTTTCAACCACCATTTTATTGAACTTTCAACCTTAAACAAGTTTACTGATTTTAAAGAGTTTACTTTTTCCGTACACTTAAATAGTTTACCTTATATACCCTTTTTTACCCCTAAGATGAAGTTTGGTTATGCAAGAGTGAGCACAAAATCACAGAAACACGATTTGCAGGTGGATGCCTTTCTCAAGGAAGGTATCAAACCCAAGAACATCTATGCCGATATTTCATCAGGGGCAATAGCTGAACGAAAGGGACTCGATGAACTTTTATCCATTTTACGTGAAGGCGATACACTTGTAGTCTGGAAACTAGACCGAATCGCCAGAAGCCTTTCTCACTTGACCAAACTCATCGAGGATTTTGAGCGCAAGGGCATCCATTTCAAGAGCATTCAGGAAAGTTTTATTGATACCACATCCCCTCATGGAAGGTTCATCTTTAACCTTTTTGCATCTGTTGCCCAATTGGAAAGGGACATCATCATTGAACGTACACGGGCAGGAATGGAAAGCTCAAGAAGACGAGGATTGAAAATTGGTCGTAAGCCTGGTCTCAGTAAACAGGCATTGAACAAAGCTATGTTGGCCGAACGATACTACAGGGACAACAAGTTGAGCATTGAGGAGATAATGAAACTCATTGATGTTGGTTCTAAAAAGACCCTCTATAAATATTTGGCGTACCAAGGCAGAAGAAAGTGTATTGAATGTGGAAATCTGTTTTGGGACAAGAAACAAGCTTTGGGTAAAGCCTATTGCAAAAAGCACAAGAAGAAAATCAACAGTTAACAATTATTTGATTTGCAATAATATATGTACTTTAAAGCTTTATAAGCACTAAACCATAATCCAATCTAAAGACCAAATGCGACATTTCTTTTTAAAATTCTCGATAATTTTCTTTTCATCTATCTCAATGTATTCACAAGCCCTGGATACACTTGTGGACATTGGCGGTTATAAAATGCATTTCAACATACTGAAAGGAACGGGAACTCCTATTCTTTTTGAAGCTGGAGGGGGAAATGATGGTTCCGTTTGGAACGATGTATTAGGCAAAATATATAAAGTTACGGGTACAACATTAATCACCTATGACCGGTCTGGGTTTGGAAACAGTGAATTAAACCCTAATCTAAAAAAGGATTCGGATTTTGGAATTTTAAATGGAATAAAAGAACTCGATACAGGTCTCTCAAGACTGGGTTTTAACAATGAAATTATTCTTGTTTCCCATTCCTACGGTGGGTTGTATAATCTGTTGTACACTAATAAGCATCCTGAAAAAGTCAAATCGGTCGTTTTGATTGATGCAACTCCCCCTGATTTTTGGAATGAGGAATTCCTTGCCATGAGAGATCAAAATGTAGATATTAACTCCATACCTAA from Flagellimonas oceani encodes the following:
- a CDS encoding SulP family inorganic anion transporter, whose protein sequence is MIKRFFPFLSWIATYNKSLLQKDLISGTTVGIMLIPQGMAYAMIAGMPPIYGLYAALVPQLVYALMGTSRQLAVGPVAMDSLLVAAGVGALGLVNEEDYIATVLFLTLLIGGIQFLMGIFKMGFFVNFLSKPVISGFTSAAAILIGFGQLNHILGTNFAQSSRIHELIGNIIGSLEYVHWLTFGLGAGSILLIFVLNRFIKKLPVPLFMVVLGILAVAIFGLETQGIHIVGEIPKGLPGFQAPEFQWDKIGQLMPIAITVALFGFMESVSIAKTVEEKHPEYELDADQELRALGVSNILGSFFQSFSVSGSFSRTAVNDQAGAKTGMSLIFSTLIIAGVLLFLTPLFYNLPAVILGAIIIVSVVGLIDIKYPLILWKNRKDEFLLLFATFLMTLFIGLMEGILFGVLLSLMLLVYRISKPHMAVLGRIKDTSYFKNIDRFSGDVEIEADKLVLRFDAQLYFGNKDYFKKQLYRQIDKKGPVLKYIILNAEPINYIDSSAASMLERVILDLRQRNIHFLIAAAIGPTRDILYSSGIVKILGEENLYVQTIDAVNGCAEQSERSLMQKKVSLQSKTKSL
- a CDS encoding MBL fold metallo-hydrolase — its product is MKIEQIYTGCLAQGAYYIESEGEAAIIDPLREVGPYIETAKENNADIKYIFETHFHADFVSGHITLSKETGAPIVYGPTAEPSFDAIIAKDQQEFKLGKITIVALHTPGHTMESTTYLLRDENGKDHAIFSGDTLFLGDVGRPDLAQKAAHMTQEELAGTLFDSLRNKIMPLADDVIVYPAHGAGSACGKNMMKETVDTLGNQKKMNYALRADMTRDEFIAEVTDGLLPPPQYFPLNVKMNKEGYEDIDKILERGTRALEPEAFEVAANETGAIVLDVRHQDEFAKGHVPRSIFIGLDGSFAPWVGALVADVKQPILLVTPEGREEETITRLSRVGFDQTLGYLKGGIDAWKGAGKEVDTVESVNAEELKSLVEKGVPVYDVRKESEYQSEHLENAHLTPLDYINDHLSEFPEKETFYVHCAGGYRSMIASSILKSRGIHNLVDVAGGFAGIKKAGIPVTDYVCPTTLK
- a CDS encoding sterol desaturase family protein, whose amino-acid sequence is MMDYIDALVNGFLGMVQWTWRSIIFDVPWYTNYFWGLIVISLLVWALEILFPWRKEQSIFRKDFWLDIFYMFFNFFVFAIVINGVYKVLNVLFTDVGITSRSLSMVDIADWPQWLQLLVFFVVLDFVQWFTHILLHRVPAFWEFHKVHHSVKEMGFAAHMRFHWMENILYKPLKTLGVMVLGGFEPEQAYIVHFAAIAIGHFNHSNLRLTYGPLKYVLNNPVMHLYHHAYNLPDGHRYGMNFGISLSLWDYIFNTHYIPESSGKIELGFPGDDKLPEGFWKQSIHGFKKDKK
- a CDS encoding monoheme cytochrome C, giving the protein MGNDFQKQVQAFSKILLSFLVIILVLFGGLFYWANHKSKPNIVEIPLEESTEDYDKIENGIHVATGFIADTGMQVTIQNCTACHSAKLVTQNRMSREGWKATIKWMQETQNLWDLGANEELILTYLAKNYAPTDKGRRQNLEDIEWYELK
- a CDS encoding sulfite oxidase encodes the protein MNRRNFTNRMSLIAMATVLGGEIVFGHRMPKNYIPLGLQDPDPFKMFSKDKEMVVLNDKPWNMEARAHLLNDDITPNKYMFIRNNGRIPENIDASQWTLTVDGESVKNKKTFSLADLKDKFQHHTYQLTLECGGNGRSEFNPPAKGNQWTVGAVSCAEWTGVRLRDVLEDAGINSDAVYIGYHAADTHLSGDPNKEPISRGVPIQKALQDETLLAFAMNGEDIPLAHGFPLRLVCGGWPASTSGKWVNRISIRNKVHDGEKMGGTSYRVPCETVAPGSKVADSDMCIIESMPVKSLITYPKSGALIKEGETLKINGHAWAGELEVSKMEYSIDFGSTWQSCSLKKPTNRLAWQHFSATVSFPKKGYYEVWARATDTNGKSQPMVLPGWNPKGYLNNACHRIAVKIV
- a CDS encoding YeeE/YedE family protein, with the protein product MLYQPWPWYVAGPLIAIIMALLILMGKKFGMSSNLETFCSIGGAGKFTDYFKIDVKSKRWNLLVVLGSVIGGFLGAHWLSPDPAVHISDETVTKLQDLGFDSAGKAYLPTELFSMESLADPKVWVILLVAGFLIGFGTRYAGGCTSGHAISGLSNLQRPSLIAVIGFFIGGLIMVHVLFPLIFAK
- a CDS encoding DUF6691 family protein, with protein sequence MKNVVYVILGTFLGIVLYKSEAASWFRIYEMFQFDSFHMYGIIGSALAVGTVLVLLIKKGRIKSFSGEIISIPDKEKSFARYILGGTLFGLGWALAGACPGPIYILVGAGYWPIIIVLIGAVLGALVYGIVRGKLPH
- a CDS encoding response regulator; this translates as MKLTTFIIDDDLVSQFATRYCIQQSNGNFDIVTCSSGEEGIRACFNSIDNYNRLPDIIFLDLVMDGMNGWDFLENLKNLFKGHQLPSVYVLSAFTNASDRAIAKKNGLISGYVDKPLSRSYLSKILKEEEEKRS
- a CDS encoding site-specific integrase — translated: MRSNSTFSVLFWLYSGRSKNGKAPIYARISVNGKKLNISLKRRIQINEWDSNKQRVKTSSIHAKSTNQYLDEFYSGLFHAYQQLRIEGKHITPHSVKARFMDEEVENQHFTMRDLVSYHNSNMFPKLHWNTSRLYLTSQKYIFLFLKKKLKKEDIRLDELNYKFILDFENFLRRHKPNHYQQQIGNNAVMKHIQRLRKMVSLAYRLEWIDKDPFRQFKQRLTPTNREYLGSEELQAIEELKLDSNRLKTVRDLFVFSCYTGVCYTDLMLLTEDNVVMGIDKKYWIITKRQKTHNPVKIPLLKKALDLIELYKDTRSIINNTLFPRISNQKMNAYLKEIASEAKIKKNLTFHMARHTFATTVTLTNGVPIETISKMLGHRKLTTTQIYAKVLERKVGEDMEILRSKLETSIESDLKKKSNES
- a CDS encoding recombinase family protein, yielding MKFGYARVSTKSQKHDLQVDAFLKEGIKPKNIYADISSGAIAERKGLDELLSILREGDTLVVWKLDRIARSLSHLTKLIEDFERKGIHFKSIQESFIDTTSPHGRFIFNLFASVAQLERDIIIERTRAGMESSRRRGLKIGRKPGLSKQALNKAMLAERYYRDNKLSIEEIMKLIDVGSKKTLYKYLAYQGRRKCIECGNLFWDKKQALGKAYCKKHKKKINS